The Nonlabens sp. Hel1_33_55 genome contains the following window.
GGTATGTCCATAACTCCCATAACCATACTGCAGTAGCGGATTCCCATCTGCCTTGCGCTGGTCCTTTCTATAAACCAGGCTGATAGGGATTTTCACACCATCTTTTGCAGTGGCCCAAACTCTTTCTGAAGTATAATTATCTGGATCAAAATGGGGATCCTCAATCTCTTGAGTCTTCAATATTTTTTCCTCTCGAGTGCGCATATTGAATTCAATCACAGATGGCGGTAAGGTCAATGAATTGTAGCCATAGCGCAGCATTTCTGTATCAAACTGAAAGTTGGCGCTCGTATAAGCGGTGTAGGTTTCACTGGTAAATGGCAGGAAATAATCCACGGTATCATCCCAGGATCTGATCCTGATACGGTTCAAACCATTGAATCGATCTGTAACCACCATAAACTCCTTGAAGATATCAAGATCTTCCAACAAAGCATCTGGATTATGCGGAATCAAATCCACCCAATTTTCCATTTGTGGAGTTCCAATAGGAGTTTTCATGACCTTAAAATTAAAGGCGTTATCCTTATTGGTCATAATATAAAAATGATCACCATAATGTGAGGCGCTATATTCCATTTCTGGTTGGCGCTCCTGAATCAACTTGAAAGAACTATCAGGTTTGCTGGCATCAATAAAACGAATTTCATCACTTAACGTGGATGATGATTTGATCATGATGTATCGCGCACTCATCGTTTTGTAAACAAAACAATTAAATGTGTCTTCCTTCTCTTCAAAAATGACAGATGCTTCTTTAGCATCCTGATCAAGACTGTACTTAAATATTTTATTTGCCCGCAACGTCTGCGGATCTTGTCTTACAAAAAACAAGGTGTGGTTATCATTTGCCCAAACGGAACTTCCCGTAGTTCCCAGAATAGATTGCGCATGAATCTCACCGGTCTCTAAATTCTTCACAAACAAAGAATATTCCCTACGACCTACCGCATCTACACCATAAGCGATGAGATTGTTATTAGGAGAAACGTTAAGTCCTGAAAGTTTATAGAACTCGTGACCATCTGCCATCTCGTTCACATTGAATAACAACTCCACTTTCTCGCTACCATCTTTACGCCGAAAGTAATATGGATAGGATTCACCCTTTTCCATTTTAGTGAAATACCAATACCCATTATATAGATAAGGAACAGACTCATCGTCTTCCTTAAGTCTGCCCTTGATTTCCTCAAACAACTCATCTTTCAAATTGGCTGTGTGAGCGGTCATTTGCTCGTAATAATCATTTTCCTGATTGAGGTAGTCGATCACTTCTGGCGCGTCGCGTTCCTTCATCCAGTGGTAGTTATCCAATCGCTGATGTCCGTGGATCTCATGTACATGAGGAATTTTTTTTGCACTAGGTGGTTTGATATTCATAGGGAAATAGAGTCGTGTAAAATTGGCCTGCAAGATAATCAAAGGTTAACTCATGCTAGAGAAAGCCCAGAGTTGTTATTTTTGCACTTCAAAATTTAAAAAAGACAAAATTATGTTTGGAGATATGATGGGAATGATGGGTAAGCTCAAGGAAACCCAACAAAAAGTAGAAGAAACCAAAAAAAGAATGTCAACGGTATTGATCGATGAAAAGTCAAGCGATGGTCTTATCAATGTAACCGTTACCGCAGACCGTCAGATTAAGAAAATTGATATCGCAGACGAATTGCTGGAAGACAAAGAGCAATTAGAGGATTACCTAATTCTTACACTCAACAAGGCTTTAGATAGAGCTTCTGACATTTTTGATAAAGAAGTAGCGGCTGTAGCATCAGAAGGAATGCCTAATATTCCTGGGATGGATATGTTTAAGTAATTTGGTAGAATTTAAATAATTGATAATTATAATTTGCAACTCAAATCAATTATTGAAAATTTTCTAGATCAAGTTCAATTTGAATACTTCGTCATCAAATCCATAAACTGCGCATGCTGTACATCTGTGTAATCCAGATGAGTAACTAATCGCAACTTTCCTTGTCCCATATTGCTAATGATAATATCATTTTTAGCGCAATACTGAGTGACTGAAATCTCATCGACTACTTCGAAAATTACGATATTGGTTTCTACGGGTTCAACTTTTTTGACCCAAGATTGAGAAGCTAGGAAAGTTTCTAATTCCGTTGCTTTGCGATGGTCTTGATGGAGTCGCTCCATATTGTGATCCAGCGCATATAATGCTGCTGCGGCCATAAATCCTGTTTGGCGCATACCGCCGCCTAGAACTTTACGTACTCGCATCGCTTTTTCCATCAGCGGATTTTTCCCGGTCAATACGGTGCCCAACGGTGTTCCCATTCCTTTTGAAAAACAGACTGATACGGTATCGAAAACCTCACCATATTCCTTAGGATCCTGATTCGTTTTTACAATCGCGTTCCATAAACGTGCACCGTCCAGATGCAATCCTAAACCATGCTTGGTGCACACTTCCTTAATTTCTTTAACTACGTTCCAATCATAACAAGCGCCACCACCTTTGTTGGTCGTATTCTCTAAACAGACTAAAGTTGTCAATGGACTGTGATAAAAATCTGGCGGATTGATAGCATCCTCAACCTGTTGCGCCGTGACCATACCTCGAGAACCGTCCAGCAACTTACAGGAAACACCACTATTGAATGACACGCCGCCACCTTCATAATTAAAGACGTGTGCATATTTATCTGCAATAAGCTGCTCGCTAGGTTGCGTGTGCATTTTGATGGCTGCCTGATTTGCCATACTTCCCGTAGGAAAAAATAACGCATCATCCATCCCAAATATTTCTGCAACACGGCGCTCCAGTTCATTTACCGTTGGATCTTCCTTGTATACATCGTCGCCAACTTCGGCATGAAACATGGCATCCAACATTCCTTTACTAGGTTTTGTGACGGTATCACTACGCAAATCAATCATAAGTTCCATTCATTGTTCCCAAACGCGAGATGCGCAGGAAGGTTTTTGATAATTCCGCTTTCGCGAAAGCGAGATAAATTTAATCCCATTTGCACACTTAACCATCGGGAATCATCAATAAAAAAGGGAATTAAGCTGTATTTTTACCTTCCAAATTATTCAAGGTACATGATTACAGCAGACCAGATCGCGGAATTGAAGGAACGAACGGCAGCGTTGAAGGATTATCTGCAAATTGAGGCCAAGCAAATTGAGATTACCAATCTCGAGGAGAAAACGTTCTCACCCGATTTCTGGAATAATTCCAAAGAAGCAGAGGCAATTATGAAGCAACTGCGTAATAAAAAGGCCTGGACGACAGACTATGCCACCGCCGTCACACTGGGCGAAGATCTAGAAGTTCTCTATGAATTCTACAAGGAAGATGAGGCCACAGAGGAAGATGTTACCTCAAAATATAATGCAGCTTTTGAGCTCGTAGAAAAGCTAGAGTTCAAAAACATGTTGTCAAATGAAGGCGATGAGTTTAGTGCCGTACTTCAAATCACTGCTGGCGCTGGTGGAACAGAATCCTGCGACTGGGCAGAAATGCTCATGCGCATGTACATCATGTGGGCAGAGAAAAGTGGCTACAAAGTGAAGGAGCTTAACTTTCAATCTGGTGACGTCGCTGGTATTAAAACGGTGACTCTGGAGATTGAAGGAGATTATAGTTTTGGGTGGTTGAAAGGTGAAAATGGTGTCCATCGATTGGTACGTATTTCTCCGTTCGACTCTAATGCAAAACGTCATACCTCTTTTGCCTCGGTTTATGTATATCCGCTAGCAGATGATAGTATAGAAATCGATATCAATCCAGCAGATATCTCTTGGGATTTTGCGAGATCCAGTGGCGCCGGTGGACAGAACGTCAACAAGGTGGAAACCAAAGCAATTTTGACACACCATCCATCAGGAATTATTATTCATAATTCTGAAACAAGATCGCAGTTAGAAAACAGAGAGAAAGCCATGCAAATGCTTAAATCTCAGCTTTATGAAATTGAATTACAAAAGCAAAACGCTGCTCGTGATGAGATTGAAGCCGGCAAGATGAAAATTGAATGGGGTTCTCAAATACGTAATTATGTATTACATCCTTATAAACTTATTAAAGATGTTAGAACTGCACATGAAACAGGAAATGTTGACGCAGTTTTAAATGGAGACCTAGATGCGTTTCTAAAAGCATTTTTGATGGAATCTGGTCGGGAAAAACCTACAAATCAATTGTAGGTACAAATTGTTAACAGTTAGTTGTGAATAATCGTGGCTGCTTTAACGCAAGCTTAGCAAACCACGGTTAATCCTGCAGGTAGTTTTGTGGTCATAGCATTAAGCTAAATCATTTATGAAACCAACTTTTACCTGCCTCGTATTTCTATTTTCTTTTTTATCATTTGCTCAACAACCCGTGGTTGTTTCTGGAAAGCTCATTGAGAAAACCACAAAGAGTCCACTGGAATTTGCCACAGTGTCAATTATAAGTTCAGATCCAAACGTATCGCCACAAGGTGGAATTACTGATCTTGATGGAAATTATCAATTTACCGTCACTCCTGGAACTTATAATGTCAAATGGGAATTTATCTCTTTTCAACCTATTGTAAGAGAGAATGTGGTGATTACAGAAAATAAAGATTTTGGAACAATAGAATTGGCACAAGATGTAGCTCAATTAGATGCTCTTGTAGTTGTTGCAGAGAAAACAACTGTAGACCTAAGACTCGATAAAAAAATATATAATATAGGACAAGATTTAACCGTGCGCGGTGGATCTGTAAGCGATGTTTTGGATAATGTACCTTCAGTATCCGTTGATGTGGAAGGAAATGTTTCTTTACGTGGGAATGATAATGTTCGTATCCTGATTGATGGACGTCCCAGCGCACTTGTAGGATTTAATGGTGCAGAAGCGCTGCGTCAAATTCCTGCAGAAGCTATTGAACGCGTTGAGGTGATTACTTCACCAAGTGCCAGATATGATGCAGAAGGTACAGCCGGTATTCTCAATATCATTCTTAGAAAAAACCAGATTCAGGGATTTAATGGATCTTTCAATGTAAGCGCAGGTTATCCAGAGCGCTATGGAGCATCCATCAACTTAAATTATAGAACCAATAAATGGAACTTGTTTACAAACACAGGTTACAATTATAGAACTTCTCCTGGATATGCCAGAACAGATATAGATTACAAATTTGGACCTAATGAAGTACTTCCAGACACTACATTATTGGCAGTACAGGAGCGTCGGGATTTTGATCGTTTAGGAAGAAATTATTTTACCAGCATAGGCGCAGAATACTTTATCGATGACAATAGCAGCATCGTTGGTAACATTGTTTATCGTCTAGGAAATGATGACGATGAAACTACAAACAATAACACAAGAACTTTTGCTGGTGAAGAATTCGACGAGATCAATTTAAGAAGAGAGTTGGAATCTGAAGATGAAGATGATTTGCAGTTCTCGCTTGACTATCAAAATGAACTTGACGACAATGGTCAAAAGTTAACAGCAACCGCCCAATACTCGATTTCAATAGAAGATAAAGAATCTAACATCGATCAAACGGAACTTATCTCGAACTCTCTGAATGACCTTGAAAGACTTCTAGAGACTGAAGATGAAACCGAAGCATTGCTTCAGGTGGATTGGGTAAAACCTGTTGGAGAAACTATTCAATATGAAGCCGGTTATCGCGGTAATTATAGAGATATATCTAACAGCTATTTTTTTGAAGAAATAGAAAATTTTGACAATGGCAGCGGATTGATTCCAGATCCTGAACTCAATAATACTTTTAATTATGAGGAATTTGTCAACGCCGCTTATGGACAATATGGGCAAGAATTTGGCGCTTTTTCATTATTGGCTGGTCTCAGGTTTGAGCAAACCAACATCAATATCAATCAGGAAACTACAGATGTAACTAGTGAGAAAAGTTACAGTAGTTTATTCCCAACTCTAAATCTAGGATACGAATTACAGGAAGATGAGAATATCACCTTAGGATACAACAGAAGGGTTAGAAGACCTAGAGGTCGCAGATTAAATCCATTCCCAAGTAGATCCAGTCAAAACTCGTTTTATAGAGGAAACGTTGATTTGAATCCGCAGTTTTCTAATCAACTGGATTTAGGCTACTTGAGAAGATGGTCAAAGTTAACCTTGAGTACTTCTATATATTACAATAGAAGTACGGACAATGTGGAAACGATTGAAACTTCTGGAACTGCTCCAGGTGATAATACTACTGCTGTTTTTAGATTTCCAGTCAACCTTTCTACAGAACAACGATTGGGATATGAATTGACACTTACCTACAGACCATTCAAATGGTGGACCATCAACTCTGACGCAAACGTCTTTAGAGTAGAGACCGATGGAGATTATGTTGATCCAACAGGCGAATTTGAAGATCAAAATTTTGACTTTGTCAATACCACCTACTTTTTAAGATTGAATCAGAAATTTGAGTTACCCGCTAAAATTGACTTTCAAGCACGTGTTAATTATAGAGGTGCGTCAGAAAATGCCCAAGGAACTCAAAATGCCATCACAACTATCAATCTAGCAGCTAGCAAGGATATACTTGATGAGCAAGGTTCGCTGACTTTGAACGTAAGTGATTTACTGAATTCAAGAAGACGTGAGTCAACTACAAACACCGCATCTTTTATATCAGACAGTGAATTTCAATACAGACAACGTCAGATTACGTTAGCGTTCACCTACCGATTCAATCAACAGAAACGTGAACAGAATCGTGAAGAAGATCCTGCACCAGACGAGGAATTTGAAGGATAATTCTTTCAGTACCATTAACATTTAATAGGGTTTTCATTAAGTACTAAAAGAACATTTTTGTTTAAAATATAAACTAATGAAAAAAATACTTTTTACGCTAGCCCTAATCGTAGGAACAACTTTTGCCGTACAGGCGCAAACTATCTCAAAAAACGCTATTGGTCTTCGCTTCGGTGATGGTGATGGCTTTGGGGCAGAAATTTCTTATCAACGCGCTCTAGGCGATAACAACAGGTTAGAAGCAGATCTAGGTATCGAAAATGGTAATCGTTTTGACGGTTTTAAACTCACCGGTGTCTATCAATGGGTCTGGAATATTGATGGAGATTTCAACTGGTATGCCGGTGTAGGTGGTGGATTGGGTAGCATCAGCTTTGATGATGACTTCAGACCTAATGATGATGATAGTGAGACTTTTCTTCTAGCTGCAGGTCAAATAGGAATCGAGTATAATTTTGATATACCGCTTATTATTTCCTTGGATATTAGACCTGAATTGTATTTTGGAGATTTTAGAGACGATTTAGAATCAGATATTGCCTTAGGTGTACGTTACCAATTCTAGAAAAATTCAATTAAAAATTCAAAAGCGACCTAAATGGGTCGCTTTTTTTATGCGCTGGTTTTGAGAACAGATTGGTACAATTCCTCATATTGTGGTATGATTAGCTGTATGTCGAATTGTTTCGCTTTCGCGAAAGCGGACTCTTTAAAACCCTTCAACACCTTATCATCTTTCAAGATATGAATGGCATCCTGCGCCATTTTCTCTACATTACCAACATCGCTGGTAAATCCAGTAACGCCATTTTCATTGACTTCTGGCAGCCCGCCAGTGTTTGAACTGATCACAGGCGTACGGTTTGCCATTGCTTCTAGAGCGGCAAGGCCAAAGCTCTCCTTCTCTGACGGTAATAGAAAAAGATCTGAAAAACACAAAATCCTATCAATCTCGTTACTATTACCCAACCATTTGATTTTGTGCTGTAATTTTCGTGATCTGGCATATTTTTCAGCTTCGGCTCTTTCTGAGCCATCGCCTACCATAATAAGTACGCTAGGAACTTCTTCAGATAGCAATTCAAAAATTTTGATCACATCTGTAATTCTTTTCACGGGACGCATGTTACTTATGTGAGTGACGATACGCTCGTTAGGGAATGCCATTATGGACCTGTCACAATCAGTGAATTCTGTTTTATAAAGCGACATATCGATGAAGTTGGGAACGACATTGATTTCGTTTCTTATGTCAAACAATTCCAACGTGTCCTGCTTCAAACTCTCGCTCACTGAAGTCACAACATCGCTGTTATTGATGCTAAAAGTAACCGATGGTTTATAAACTGGATGGCTACCTACCAAAGTGATATCAGTACCATGCAACGTGGTCACCATAGGCAGCGAGATACCTTGATCCTTCAACATCTGTTGCGTCATGTAGCCCGCATAGGCATGCGGTATCGCATAATGCACGTGTAAAATATCTATTCCATATTGTTGTACCACATTCACCAGCTTACTGCTTAAAGCAAGATCATAAGGCTGATAATGAAACAGCGGATATTCCTCAACATCCACTTCATGGAAGTAGATTTTTTGCGAAAGAAGCTCAAGTCTTACCGGCATTTTGTAGGTCACAAAATGAACTTCATGACCACGATGGGCAAGCGCTGTTCCCAACATGGTGGCTACTACTCCACTACCGCCAAAAGTTGGATAACAGACTATTGCAATTTTCATAACTTCTTTTTTTACTGAATAATGGAATCGTAGATGATTTGCTGGATATTGGTCCTGATATTTTCCTTGATGATGAATCTGTTGCCAGCATCTGGATATACTCTATTTGATAGAAATACATAAACCAATTCTGCTTCAGGATCTGCCCAAACAAATGTTCCAGTGAATCCGCTATGACCAAAACTGCTATCGCTGGTACAATTACAAGTGTTTCCCACTTTATCAAGAGATGGTTTGTCAAAACCTACACCGCGACGCACCTCGTCATCTGCAAAATATCTTTTGTTGAATTTATCGAAAGTGTCTTCATTAAAATATGTTTTCCCACCATAGCTTCCTTTTTGCATGTACATCTGCATCATCTTAGCGACATCGTTTGCATTCGAGAAAAGACCTGCGTGACCACCTATGCCTCCTTGCATGGCAGCGCCTTGATCATGAACATATCCCTGAATCTGCTGCCTGCGGAATAACGTGTCATTCTCAGTAGGCACAACCTGATTTTTAGGTAAATGCTTTAAGGGTAAGTAATGCGTGTGATCCATTCCCATGGATTGATAGAAATGATTCTGTGTAAGTTCGTTCAGATCTTTACTGTAGTAATTCTCTAAATAGTCCTTGATCATATAATACGGCAGATCGCTGTATTTATAAATACGCTTCTCTAATAAATCACTTGTTGCGATTCTATCTAGAATAGTGTCGTTGATAATAGATCTTGCATAAAAATGATCTGCTACTTCAACAGGGTAAAGCCTGCTCTTACTTTTCGAATAAAATTCTTCCAGTGGTGTGGAATCCAATGTATCTAACGTATAAACATAAAACGGAATCCATGGTTTCAGGCGACCGTAATGCGATAGCATTTCCTTTAATGTAATACCTGATTTGTTGGTATTTGAAAATCGAGCATCCCATTGGCCAATCGGCGCATTCAAATCTAGAACGTTGCGCTCTTCTAATTCCATGACAAGCGGTAGAGTAGCTAAAATTTTGGTGACAGATGCCAAGTCATACACATCTGTAGAAGCTACGGGATCATCTTTCCCGTAAGTCTGACCTCCATAGGTTTTATCAAATATGACTTTACCTTTTCTGGCAACCAATATTTGCATTCCTGGAGCACCTTTATTCTCAATAGTAAACTGGGCAACACTATCGATCTTGTTTAAAATAGAGGACCGCATGCCAACACTGGATGGAGTTGCACCATAGGACAATCTTTTAATGCCTTTAAGTTCAAGACCATCACCAACCTTAAAATCACCAGAACTAACTGGTAATCTACCCTGCATGCCTCTACCTCCAAAAATCATTTGCGCGCTCAATTCCTGGCTCCAGTCACTATTTTGGTAAGACATGATCAACGCTTCCATAGACGGAATTGCCTTGACCTGATCCAGCATATACGGCCTTACAAATAAATCAACTATCACATCGTGTGACTTGCTGATTTCCTTAAGCCAGGAAATTTCCTTACTAGTGAGCTTGTAAGATGTCCACGGATTGGTATTGCTGCGATGAGCGCCAACTATTACCGTATTGTAATCAGATAAATTACGCATCAGTGTTTTGATATCATTACCTCTAACTTCATCTACGGTAGCGTACTTGTTAAGCTGATTCAAAAAGGCATCACCACTATCATCACCTAAATGTACGTAGGCGATTTTTTTGGTTTCAAGATTTTTGATAGGTAGTAGTTCCTTATCATTTCTCAAAAGTGTAATAGCTTGCTCCATGGCGGCCTCATAAACGACATCATCCATTTCAGTATTCAGATCGCTTACCAGGTCTGCTGTTTCAATAGGTTTATAATTGTTTAAACCTACCTGGTATTTTGCCATGAGGATCTTGCGCACGCTATGCTCCAAACGTTCTTGAGTGACTTCTCCTTTTTTAATTGCATCGGCGATTTTGTTGATGGCTGTAGGTATGTCTTCAGAAATAAGTAACACATCATTACCAGCTTTAAAAGCTGCTAGGTCAATATCTCCAGGCTTGCTAAAGTTGCTGGCGCCTTTCATATTAAGTGCGTCTGTGAAAATGAGCCCTTGAAAGTTGAGTTGCTTTTTAAGTAGATCAGTAACAACTTTTTTGCTGATGCTTGTTGGATAACCATCACGTGGTTCCAAGCTAGGAATATTGAGATGTGCCACCATCACGCTCGCTAGTCCGTGATCGATAAGTCTTCTATATGGATAAAGCTCCACACTATCTATGCGCGCCGCAGTGAAACCTACTGTAGGCAAGGTTTTGTGGCTATCCTGATCAGTATCTCCATGTCCGGGAAAGTGTTTTGCACAGGCCCGTGTTCCCGTACTCTGCATTCCTTTCATGAACGCATAGGATTTTTGGGTAACATTTTCCATGTCCTCGCCAAAACTTCTGTTTCCAATTATAGGGTTATCAGGATTGGTATTAATATCTACATCTGGTGCAAAATTGATGTGAACACCTAGTCGTTTACAGTGCTCACCAATCTGTCTCCCAACTTCATAGCTACTCGTTGACGTCCTGTTGGCGCCCAGCGTCATATTCCATGGGAAGGCATAAACGCTGTCTAACCTCATGGCAAGACCCCATTCTGCATCCATCGCTATCATCATAGGCGTTTTTGATGACGCCTGTAATTCATTAGTCAAATGTGCTTGTTGCATTGGTCCACCTTTAGAAAAGATGACTCCACCTATGTGATGTTTCTTGACTAGATTACGCACCTTATTGACATGCGCTTTTTCTTTATTTGAGAAAAGGTCCACCATAAAAAGCTGACCTATTTTCTCCTTTTGGTTCAGGGATTTATAGACGCTGTCCACCCAAGTTTTTTGGGCTTCCTTATCAATAGTCTCTAATGGATTTGTGGATTGTTGGGAGTACGCTTTCGCGAAAGCGAACACACATAACAACCCTATTATATTCTTCATCATAATCTTCAAAAACGGCTTGTCTGCAAGGGAAATCAAGAATCGTTCCCGTATGGAAATATAGCAATATTGCAGGGCAACCGCTAGAAGATAATCCTAAAAATAAAGATGGTTATAAACGAAATTATGAACGGTTTAAAAGAATCTGGAGTGCCAACTCTCAGAAGCCGGAACTTCCCAAAACTCTTTGTACTCACCTACATTTTGAACTAGATTATTGAAAACAATAGTATTTGGAGAAACTGATTTGGCTTTAGCCATTTTTCTGAAGTCTGCTAGATCTTTGTAGGCAACATAAGGTCCATTTTTGAAAGAAACATTCATCTTATCCATAAGATCGATATCAAACTCTTTCTCGACGGCCTGAATAAAATGTACGGAAGCATCAATAGAACAGCCAGTTGCTCCAGCTTCTGATTGATCTAATCCCAAAACTATAAACCGATTGTAAGGCAAGTCATAACCTGCTTTCAAATCATTGCCATGTGCCGTCCACTGTTGCAAAAAAGCATCGAGTTTTGGCTTAAGTATTTCAAGCTCTTCTTCCTTGAAAGGACGATTTGCTTGATAGATCCATACTCTGGATTCGTCAGGAAGTTCTTGGAAATCTACTAGCATAACACTTACTATTTAATTTTGGTGACTTTTCTACGAAAAACTAATGCCATACAGGCGCCAAAGAAAAGGCTTGACATTAAAATTCTTGGAATACCAACAGTTCCTTCATCATGATATTCCCATGGACCCATTAATAAACCATATAGCAAACCACAAGTAAGACCTATAACTAAAAGACTTCTCAATGAGCGTTTTTCAACTACAGTTTTCATCACTTACTCTTATTAGTAAACGTCAAAAAGAAATATGAAGTTAAGAACAGACCTATGAAAAAAAGTAAAGCATGGAGAAAATATGAAGCAACATCATAGGGTTCTCCTTCTGTAACGTACATTATATATTTGAATAATGCCGTGCTTAAAAGCGCGGTTAATCCAGACCAAATTAAACGGATTTTTAAGGATGCTCTAGTTTCTTTAGTTGCGAAAATACCCATCAATCGTATTTTTATAAATCCTCAGCATTTGCTATCATCTCTGCCACGTCAAGTACTTCGACCTTATCTTCCTGATTGGTAGCTTTGATACCATCGCTCATCATGGTATTACAGAATGGACAAGCAGCAACGATAACTTCAGCGCCTGTTTCCAGT
Protein-coding sequences here:
- a CDS encoding threonine aldolase family protein — translated: MIDLRSDTVTKPSKGMLDAMFHAEVGDDVYKEDPTVNELERRVAEIFGMDDALFFPTGSMANQAAIKMHTQPSEQLIADKYAHVFNYEGGGVSFNSGVSCKLLDGSRGMVTAQQVEDAINPPDFYHSPLTTLVCLENTTNKGGGACYDWNVVKEIKEVCTKHGLGLHLDGARLWNAIVKTNQDPKEYGEVFDTVSVCFSKGMGTPLGTVLTGKNPLMEKAMRVRKVLGGGMRQTGFMAAAALYALDHNMERLHQDHRKATELETFLASQSWVKKVEPVETNIVIFEVVDEISVTQYCAKNDIIISNMGQGKLRLVTHLDYTDVQHAQFMDLMTKYSN
- a CDS encoding S9 family peptidase, which codes for MNIKPPSAKKIPHVHEIHGHQRLDNYHWMKERDAPEVIDYLNQENDYYEQMTAHTANLKDELFEEIKGRLKEDDESVPYLYNGYWYFTKMEKGESYPYYFRRKDGSEKVELLFNVNEMADGHEFYKLSGLNVSPNNNLIAYGVDAVGRREYSLFVKNLETGEIHAQSILGTTGSSVWANDNHTLFFVRQDPQTLRANKIFKYSLDQDAKEASVIFEEKEDTFNCFVYKTMSARYIMIKSSSTLSDEIRFIDASKPDSSFKLIQERQPEMEYSASHYGDHFYIMTNKDNAFNFKVMKTPIGTPQMENWVDLIPHNPDALLEDLDIFKEFMVVTDRFNGLNRIRIRSWDDTVDYFLPFTSETYTAYTSANFQFDTEMLRYGYNSLTLPPSVIEFNMRTREEKILKTQEIEDPHFDPDNYTSERVWATAKDGVKIPISLVYRKDQRKADGNPLLQYGYGSYGHTIDPYFSISRLSLLDRGFIFAIAHVRGGEYLGREWYEQGKMFQKMNTFTDFVTCSEYLVEHAFAKAGHLYASGGSAGGLLMGTIMNLAPHLYNGILSAVPFVDVVSTMLDDSIPLTTGEYDEWGNPNIKDSYDYMLAYSPYDQVKDAEFPNVLVTTGYHDSQVQYWEPAKWVARLRDHQKGAQVILFKTDMTSGHSGASGRYDALKEVAIDFAFLLDMEKKATN
- a CDS encoding YbaB/EbfC family nucleoid-associated protein, with product MLEKAQSCYFCTSKFKKDKIMFGDMMGMMGKLKETQQKVEETKKRMSTVLIDEKSSDGLINVTVTADRQIKKIDIADELLEDKEQLEDYLILTLNKALDRASDIFDKEVAAVASEGMPNIPGMDMFK
- the prfB gene encoding peptide chain release factor 2 encodes the protein MITADQIAELKERTAALKDYLQIEAKQIEITNLEEKTFSPDFWNNSKEAEAIMKQLRNKKAWTTDYATAVTLGEDLEVLYEFYKEDEATEEDVTSKYNAAFELVEKLEFKNMLSNEGDEFSAVLQITAGAGGTESCDWAEMLMRMYIMWAEKSGYKVKELNFQSGDVAGIKTVTLEIEGDYSFGWLKGENGVHRLVRISPFDSNAKRHTSFASVYVYPLADDSIEIDINPADISWDFARSSGAGGQNVNKVETKAILTHHPSGIIIHNSETRSQLENREKAMQMLKSQLYEIELQKQNAARDEIEAGKMKIEWGSQIRNYVLHPYKLIKDVRTAHETGNVDAVLNGDLDAFLKAFLMESGREKPTNQL
- a CDS encoding outer membrane beta-barrel family protein, encoding MKPTFTCLVFLFSFLSFAQQPVVVSGKLIEKTTKSPLEFATVSIISSDPNVSPQGGITDLDGNYQFTVTPGTYNVKWEFISFQPIVRENVVITENKDFGTIELAQDVAQLDALVVVAEKTTVDLRLDKKIYNIGQDLTVRGGSVSDVLDNVPSVSVDVEGNVSLRGNDNVRILIDGRPSALVGFNGAEALRQIPAEAIERVEVITSPSARYDAEGTAGILNIILRKNQIQGFNGSFNVSAGYPERYGASINLNYRTNKWNLFTNTGYNYRTSPGYARTDIDYKFGPNEVLPDTTLLAVQERRDFDRLGRNYFTSIGAEYFIDDNSSIVGNIVYRLGNDDDETTNNNTRTFAGEEFDEINLRRELESEDEDDLQFSLDYQNELDDNGQKLTATAQYSISIEDKESNIDQTELISNSLNDLERLLETEDETEALLQVDWVKPVGETIQYEAGYRGNYRDISNSYFFEEIENFDNGSGLIPDPELNNTFNYEEFVNAAYGQYGQEFGAFSLLAGLRFEQTNININQETTDVTSEKSYSSLFPTLNLGYELQEDENITLGYNRRVRRPRGRRLNPFPSRSSQNSFYRGNVDLNPQFSNQLDLGYLRRWSKLTLSTSIYYNRSTDNVETIETSGTAPGDNTTAVFRFPVNLSTEQRLGYELTLTYRPFKWWTINSDANVFRVETDGDYVDPTGEFEDQNFDFVNTTYFLRLNQKFELPAKIDFQARVNYRGASENAQGTQNAITTINLAASKDILDEQGSLTLNVSDLLNSRRRESTTNTASFISDSEFQYRQRQITLAFTYRFNQQKREQNREEDPAPDEEFEG
- the bshA gene encoding N-acetyl-alpha-D-glucosaminyl L-malate synthase BshA yields the protein MKIAIVCYPTFGGSGVVATMLGTALAHRGHEVHFVTYKMPVRLELLSQKIYFHEVDVEEYPLFHYQPYDLALSSKLVNVVQQYGIDILHVHYAIPHAYAGYMTQQMLKDQGISLPMVTTLHGTDITLVGSHPVYKPSVTFSINNSDVVTSVSESLKQDTLELFDIRNEINVVPNFIDMSLYKTEFTDCDRSIMAFPNERIVTHISNMRPVKRITDVIKIFELLSEEVPSVLIMVGDGSERAEAEKYARSRKLQHKIKWLGNSNEIDRILCFSDLFLLPSEKESFGLAALEAMANRTPVISSNTGGLPEVNENGVTGFTSDVGNVEKMAQDAIHILKDDKVLKGFKESAFAKAKQFDIQLIIPQYEELYQSVLKTSA